A DNA window from Hydrogenophaga taeniospiralis contains the following coding sequences:
- a CDS encoding ABC transporter permease has protein sequence MTEQQKDLFQKFAALASLLGLVAIFSFTSNAFFSVGNGMTVALQVTSIAYLGIAATCVIITGGIDLSVGAILALAGVVAAMLVKAGAPVPLGMLAGLLVGGLCGLINGLCVTVLKLPPFIATLGMMLVARGVALQITDARAIGGLGDSFAELGNGALFRIVNIGADGFPDVVFVGIPYPVVLMVVLALAASILLNRATLGRHLYAIGSNLEAARLSGVNVNGVTLFAYVLSGLLAGLTGCVLMSRLVTAQPSEGLMYELDAIAAAVIGGTSLTGGVGTVSGTVIGAFVIGILRNGLNMSGVSAFTQQILIGVVILLAVWIDQMRHRK, from the coding sequence ATGACCGAACAACAAAAAGACCTGTTTCAAAAATTTGCTGCGCTGGCCAGCCTGCTGGGGCTTGTTGCCATCTTCTCGTTCACCAGCAACGCCTTCTTCAGCGTGGGCAATGGCATGACCGTGGCGCTCCAGGTCACCTCCATTGCCTACCTCGGCATCGCAGCGACCTGCGTGATCATCACAGGCGGCATTGACCTCTCGGTAGGCGCCATCCTGGCACTGGCCGGCGTGGTGGCCGCCATGCTGGTGAAGGCCGGCGCACCTGTGCCCCTGGGCATGCTGGCCGGCCTCTTGGTCGGTGGCCTGTGCGGACTCATCAACGGCCTGTGCGTCACCGTGCTCAAGCTGCCCCCTTTCATTGCCACCTTGGGCATGATGCTGGTGGCGCGCGGTGTGGCCTTGCAGATCACCGATGCACGCGCCATTGGCGGCCTGGGCGACAGCTTTGCAGAACTCGGCAACGGCGCCTTGTTCCGCATCGTCAATATCGGTGCAGACGGTTTTCCCGATGTGGTGTTTGTCGGCATTCCCTACCCCGTGGTGCTCATGGTGGTGCTGGCGTTGGCCGCCTCCATCCTGCTCAACCGCGCCACGCTGGGGCGCCATCTCTACGCCATCGGCTCCAACCTGGAAGCCGCCCGGCTCTCGGGCGTGAACGTCAATGGCGTGACGCTGTTTGCCTATGTGCTGTCCGGCCTGCTGGCCGGCCTCACCGGCTGCGTGCTGATGTCACGTCTGGTCACCGCCCAGCCCAGCGAAGGCCTGATGTACGAGCTCGACGCCATTGCCGCCGCAGTGATAGGCGGCACCTCGCTCACGGGCGGCGTGGGCACGGTGTCGGGCACGGTCATTGGCGCATTCGTGATCGGCATCCTGCGCAACGGTTTGAACATGAGCGGCGTATCCGCGTTCACCCAACAAATTCTGATTGGCGTCGTCATCCTGCTGGCCGTATGGATAGACCAGATGCGCCATCGCAAGTGA
- a CDS encoding ABC transporter substrate-binding protein: protein MKKFVHTLIASALVAASSMALAADKEIAVIVKTANSDFWQNVKKGSTTAVGGLKGYTATFQGAASDTDLAGQVSLVENAVNRKVAGIVLAPSDPDALIPAIKKAWEAKIPVVLIDSAASDAGKAYYQSFLATDNKAAGEMSAKTLIDKIGTTGKIAIMSYTAGSGSEIGRVGGFTDYIKKHSKLQIVGPFYSNSQMGTALNQTTDVLAANPDLKGIFGANEPTAIGMGRALAQAGKAGKVVAIGFDGNSDLQGFVKDGTIEAIAVQSAFEMGNLGVKTVVELVEGKKVPAFRDTGVLMVTKKNIDTPAAKNVLY, encoded by the coding sequence ATGAAAAAATTTGTCCACACCCTGATCGCATCCGCCCTGGTGGCTGCGTCGTCGATGGCCCTGGCCGCCGACAAGGAAATTGCCGTCATTGTGAAGACCGCCAACTCCGACTTCTGGCAAAACGTGAAAAAAGGCTCCACCACGGCCGTGGGCGGGCTCAAAGGCTACACCGCCACCTTCCAGGGCGCGGCCTCTGACACCGACCTGGCCGGGCAAGTCTCCCTGGTGGAGAACGCCGTGAACCGCAAGGTGGCAGGCATCGTGCTGGCCCCTTCTGACCCCGATGCGCTGATCCCCGCCATCAAAAAAGCGTGGGAAGCCAAGATCCCTGTTGTGTTGATTGACTCCGCAGCGTCGGATGCCGGCAAGGCCTACTACCAGTCCTTCCTGGCCACCGACAACAAGGCGGCCGGTGAAATGTCCGCCAAGACGCTGATCGACAAGATTGGCACCACCGGCAAGATTGCCATCATGTCCTACACCGCCGGTTCGGGCTCCGAAATCGGCCGTGTGGGTGGCTTCACCGACTACATCAAGAAGCACTCCAAACTGCAGATCGTGGGCCCCTTCTATTCCAACTCGCAGATGGGCACGGCGCTGAACCAGACCACGGACGTGCTGGCCGCTAACCCCGACCTCAAGGGCATCTTTGGCGCCAACGAACCCACCGCCATTGGCATGGGCCGTGCACTGGCCCAAGCAGGCAAGGCCGGCAAAGTCGTGGCCATTGGCTTTGACGGTAACTCCGACCTGCAAGGCTTTGTGAAGGACGGCACCATCGAAGCCATCGCTGTGCAAAGCGCGTTCGAAATGGGCAACCTGGGTGTGAAGACCGTGGTGGAGTTGGTTGAAGGCAAGAAAGTACCCGCCTTCCGCGACACCGGTGTGCTGATGGTCACCAAAAAGAACATCGACACCCCTGCGGCCAAGAACGTTCTCTACTAA